A stretch of Thermoanaerobaculum aquaticum DNA encodes these proteins:
- the eno gene encoding phosphopyruvate hydratase gives MFEIVAVRGREVLDSRGNPTVEAEVELASGAVGTACVPSGASTGSREALEKRDGDKSRFGGKGVLQAVKAINEDLASAVMGLDARDQAFIDKTMRELDGTPDKSRLGANAILAVSLACAKAAAAECALPLYRYLGGAGAVVLPVPLMNVINGGVHADNSLDIQEFMLVPWGFDSFREALRAGVEVFHALKAKLKAAHHVTSVGDEGGFAPNLPSNRAALEFLVEAIQAAGYKPGEQVALAIDAAGSELFTGEGYDLAGEKRFGLDAGDLVATYEEWVRDFPVVLIEDGLAEGDWEGWKLLKARLGHRVVLVGDDIFVTNPALIARGQKEDVANAVLIKLNQIGTLSETLEALRLTLHHGWKAVVSHRSGETEDTTIADLAVGCACGLIKTGSASRGERTAKYNRLLRIEEELGETGRFAGPWLFARSAS, from the coding sequence ATGTTTGAGATCGTGGCGGTTCGGGGGCGAGAGGTTTTGGATTCCCGGGGCAACCCTACGGTGGAAGCGGAAGTAGAGCTGGCTTCGGGGGCGGTGGGCACCGCCTGCGTGCCTTCGGGGGCCTCCACCGGTAGCCGCGAAGCCCTGGAAAAGCGGGACGGGGACAAGAGCCGCTTTGGCGGCAAGGGGGTTTTGCAGGCGGTGAAGGCCATCAACGAAGACCTGGCCAGCGCGGTCATGGGCTTGGATGCCAGGGACCAGGCGTTCATTGACAAAACCATGCGCGAGCTGGACGGCACCCCCGACAAATCCCGGCTGGGCGCCAACGCCATCCTTGCGGTTTCGCTGGCTTGCGCAAAGGCAGCCGCGGCGGAGTGCGCCCTCCCCCTTTACCGCTACCTGGGAGGTGCGGGGGCGGTGGTGCTGCCGGTGCCGCTCATGAACGTCATCAACGGCGGGGTCCATGCCGACAACTCCCTGGACATTCAAGAGTTCATGCTGGTGCCGTGGGGCTTTGATTCGTTCCGGGAAGCGCTGCGGGCCGGCGTGGAGGTCTTCCACGCTCTGAAAGCCAAGCTCAAAGCCGCCCACCACGTCACTTCGGTGGGGGATGAGGGGGGCTTTGCCCCTAACTTGCCCTCCAACCGGGCGGCCCTGGAGTTCTTGGTGGAGGCCATCCAGGCGGCGGGCTACAAACCCGGGGAACAGGTGGCCTTGGCCATTGACGCCGCGGGCTCCGAGCTTTTCACCGGCGAGGGGTACGATCTGGCCGGGGAAAAGCGGTTCGGTTTGGACGCCGGAGACCTGGTGGCCACCTACGAGGAATGGGTCCGGGACTTCCCCGTGGTGCTCATCGAGGATGGCCTGGCGGAGGGGGACTGGGAAGGTTGGAAGCTGCTGAAGGCCCGTTTGGGGCACAGGGTGGTGCTGGTGGGGGACGATATTTTCGTCACCAACCCGGCGCTCATTGCCCGGGGGCAAAAGGAGGACGTGGCCAACGCGGTGCTCATCAAGCTCAACCAAATTGGAACCTTAAGCGAGACCCTGGAAGCTTTGCGCTTGACCCTGCACCATGGGTGGAAGGCGGTGGTTTCCCACCGCTCGGGGGAAACCGAGGACACCACCATTGCCGATTTGGCGGTGGGGTGCGCCTGCGGCCTCATCAAGACCGGTTCCGCCTCGCGCGGGGAGCGCACCGCCAAGTACAACCGCCTCCTGCGCATTGAGGAGGAGCTGGGTGAAACGGGGAGGTTTGCCGGGCCGTGGCTCTTCGCCCGTTCCGCTTCTTGA
- a CDS encoding phosphohexomutase domain-containing protein, which produces MIRFGTAGWRGVVGQDFTFRQVRRLLWALSRLLPKTDPPQPVLVAYDTRLLSEKLAQEAVDVFTHFGFPTVLADRDLPAPALAWAVRQRPGLLGVMFTASHNPPEYNGVKLYTKDGVLAGREFTDRVEREVEHLASQPEPFFLRREELVRVEPLGEAYLAALEAHVDWDAVRRIPGKVVVDPLFGTAREFLDRLLLAHGVPTRVLHATKDPYFGGYAPECTPANLATLREAVREEGAILGLATDGDADRFGVVDGSCRVLPPNPVLAALVDYLTGSRRLGAGPGGVGRTVATTRLVDRIAAARGLELLETPVGFPSLGPLLLSGRVCVGVEESAGLGVSAHLPERDGIFACLLLAEMVGATGLPLRALLRNLFGRYGTLLSRRVQLPLREESPRALELLRGRQFREFAGLAVTRVEREGGVLLELAGGAWVLWRLSGTEPKVRLYAEAPTTNLLRVLVREAKKTWRKAEEEVRHV; this is translated from the coding sequence ATGATTCGTTTTGGCACGGCTGGTTGGCGGGGGGTGGTGGGCCAAGATTTTACGTTTCGCCAAGTCCGCCGTTTGCTTTGGGCTTTGTCCCGCCTGCTCCCGAAAACCGACCCCCCCCAGCCGGTGCTGGTGGCTTACGACACCCGGCTGCTTTCCGAGAAGCTGGCCCAAGAAGCGGTGGATGTGTTTACGCACTTTGGCTTTCCCACCGTGTTGGCGGATCGCGATCTCCCGGCCCCGGCTTTGGCTTGGGCGGTGCGCCAGCGCCCGGGGCTCTTGGGGGTCATGTTCACCGCCTCCCACAACCCCCCAGAATACAACGGCGTGAAGCTCTACACCAAGGACGGGGTGCTGGCGGGGCGGGAGTTCACCGACCGCGTGGAAAGGGAAGTGGAGCACTTGGCCTCCCAGCCGGAGCCGTTTTTCCTGCGGCGGGAAGAGCTGGTGCGGGTGGAGCCGCTGGGGGAGGCGTACCTGGCTGCCCTGGAGGCCCACGTGGACTGGGACGCAGTGCGCCGAATACCCGGGAAGGTTGTGGTGGACCCCCTCTTCGGCACCGCCCGGGAGTTTTTGGATCGCCTGCTGCTGGCCCACGGGGTGCCTACCCGGGTCCTCCACGCCACCAAGGACCCTTACTTTGGGGGCTACGCCCCGGAGTGCACGCCGGCCAACTTAGCCACGCTCCGGGAGGCGGTGCGGGAGGAGGGGGCCATCCTGGGGCTGGCCACCGACGGCGATGCCGATCGCTTTGGGGTGGTGGACGGCTCCTGTCGGGTGTTGCCCCCCAACCCGGTGCTGGCGGCGCTGGTGGATTACCTCACCGGCTCTCGGCGGCTGGGAGCGGGGCCTGGTGGGGTGGGGCGAACCGTGGCCACCACCCGCCTGGTGGACCGCATCGCCGCCGCCCGCGGCCTGGAGCTTTTGGAAACCCCCGTGGGTTTTCCCAGCCTTGGGCCGCTCTTGCTTTCGGGTAGGGTTTGCGTGGGGGTGGAGGAATCGGCAGGGCTGGGTGTTTCCGCGCACCTTCCCGAACGCGACGGGATCTTCGCGTGCCTTTTGCTGGCGGAAATGGTGGGGGCCACGGGTTTGCCGTTGCGGGCCCTGCTGCGCAACCTTTTTGGCCGCTACGGCACGTTGCTTTCCCGCCGCGTGCAGCTGCCCCTGCGGGAGGAAAGCCCGCGGGCTTTGGAGCTCCTCCGGGGCCGCCAGTTCCGGGAGTTTGCCGGGCTTGCGGTGACGCGGGTGGAGCGGGAAGGGGGGGTGTTGCTGGAGCTGGCAGGGGGAGCGTGGGTGCTGTGGCGGCTTTCCGGCACCGAGCCCAAGGTGCGGCTGTACGCGGAGGCGCCCACCACCAACCTGCTGCGGGTGCTGGTACGGGAAGCCAAGAAAACCTGGCGCAAAGCCGAAGAGGAGGTGCGACATGTTTGA
- a CDS encoding CAP domain-containing protein: MFALVLLSASSDPLALARNQVLALVNEARSQHGLAPLAPDPLLQKVGDAFCHKLLAEERRGHFASDGVAPHLRYVLAGGTGFHRENVGSYQTTGTLSPEAIPALAVELTRAMLDEKPPADGHRRTLLVPEATHLGVGLAFSQNRLVLTHEVATKFAELSAPAAICPPKGRLVLSGRLPAPWQPAAVEVLWEPLPGAAPVPEGNSYSYPPRRGWFQPQEFLPGTRVTLPGALSVQAGGRFEFRSATGPHQGVELLVLWAQRPGTSELYPVALSGCLVLSEPPSPDIEFWIALQRKEWP, from the coding sequence TTGTTCGCCCTTGTGCTTCTTTCTGCCAGCTCCGACCCGCTGGCGCTCGCTCGTAACCAGGTCCTGGCGCTGGTGAACGAAGCCCGAAGCCAGCACGGGCTGGCCCCGCTGGCACCCGACCCGCTTTTGCAAAAGGTGGGGGACGCTTTTTGCCACAAGCTGCTGGCGGAAGAACGGCGCGGCCACTTCGCCAGCGATGGGGTAGCCCCGCACCTGCGCTATGTGCTGGCGGGAGGCACAGGCTTCCACCGGGAAAACGTGGGCAGCTACCAAACCACCGGAACACTGTCGCCCGAGGCCATCCCCGCGCTGGCCGTGGAGCTCACCCGGGCCATGCTTGACGAAAAGCCACCCGCCGACGGCCACCGCCGTACGCTGCTCGTACCCGAGGCCACCCACCTGGGTGTGGGGCTTGCCTTCTCCCAGAATCGGCTGGTGCTCACCCACGAGGTGGCCACCAAGTTTGCCGAGCTTTCCGCCCCAGCGGCCATCTGCCCACCCAAGGGCCGGCTGGTGCTTTCCGGTCGCCTTCCGGCGCCCTGGCAACCGGCGGCGGTGGAGGTGCTTTGGGAGCCGCTCCCGGGAGCCGCTCCGGTACCGGAGGGAAACAGCTACAGCTACCCACCCCGACGGGGGTGGTTTCAGCCCCAGGAGTTCTTGCCCGGCACCCGCGTTACGCTCCCCGGGGCCCTTTCGGTTCAAGCTGGGGGCCGTTTTGAGTTTCGGTCGGCCACCGGACCGCACCAGGGCGTGGAGCTTCTGGTGCTCTGGGCCCAGAGGCCCGGCACCAGCGAGCTTTATCCCGTGGCCCTGAGCGGGTGCCTGGTGCTTTCGGAGCCGCCCAGCCCGGACATAGAGTTTTGGATAGCTTTGCAACGCAAGGAGTGGCCATGA
- a CDS encoding cysteine desulfurase family protein → MTKVIYLDYNATTPVDPQVLQAMLPAFTEHFGNASSRTHAYGWAAAALVDQARTTLAKLLGANPEELVFTSGATEANNLAIKGLARSSRKRHIVTTAIEHPAVLEACDSLQREGFTVTRVPVGKSGVVDPEAVVQALTDDTLLVSVMLVNNEIGTIQPVPEVARLCHQRGVLVHCDATQAPGKLEVNVQKLGVDLLSLSAHKFYGPKGVGLLYVRRQKPPLRLEPLLHGGGQEGGLRSGTLNVPGIVGMAKALELSVANLEEESKRQAALRDRLREKLLEAFPRLLENGDASQKVPNTLNVSFVGLDGGALVASLPRLAVSPASACATAKPKPSHVLLALGRTPAEANSALRFSLGRPTTEEEVEEAAAMVAEAVRKLTRG, encoded by the coding sequence ATGACCAAGGTCATTTATCTGGACTACAACGCCACCACGCCGGTGGACCCGCAAGTGCTTCAGGCCATGCTCCCGGCTTTCACCGAGCACTTTGGCAACGCCTCCTCCCGCACTCACGCCTACGGGTGGGCGGCCGCGGCGCTGGTGGATCAAGCCCGCACCACGCTGGCCAAGCTTTTAGGGGCAAACCCCGAGGAGCTGGTGTTCACCTCCGGCGCCACCGAAGCCAACAATTTGGCCATCAAAGGGCTTGCCCGCAGCAGCCGGAAGCGGCATATCGTCACCACGGCCATCGAGCACCCGGCCGTTCTGGAGGCTTGCGACAGCCTGCAAAGGGAAGGGTTTACGGTCACCCGGGTGCCGGTGGGGAAAAGCGGGGTGGTGGACCCCGAAGCGGTGGTCCAGGCCCTCACCGACGACACGCTTTTGGTTTCGGTGATGCTGGTGAACAACGAGATCGGCACCATCCAGCCGGTGCCGGAAGTTGCCCGCCTCTGCCACCAGCGGGGGGTGCTGGTGCACTGCGACGCCACCCAGGCCCCTGGCAAGCTGGAGGTTAACGTGCAGAAGCTGGGGGTGGACCTGCTTTCGCTTTCAGCGCACAAGTTTTACGGGCCCAAGGGGGTGGGGCTTTTGTACGTGCGCCGGCAAAAGCCGCCCCTGCGCCTGGAGCCCCTGCTGCACGGGGGCGGGCAGGAAGGCGGCTTGCGCTCGGGAACCCTCAACGTGCCTGGGATCGTAGGGATGGCCAAAGCCCTGGAGCTTTCGGTCGCAAACCTCGAGGAGGAAAGCAAGAGGCAAGCGGCCCTCCGCGACCGCCTGCGGGAAAAGCTACTGGAGGCGTTCCCGCGGCTTTTGGAAAACGGCGATGCCAGCCAGAAGGTCCCCAACACCCTCAACGTTTCCTTTGTGGGCCTTGATGGCGGGGCCTTGGTGGCTTCCCTGCCGCGCCTGGCGGTGTCCCCGGCTTCGGCCTGCGCCACCGCCAAGCCCAAGCCCTCCCACGTGCTGCTGGCTCTCGGCAGGACCCCCGCCGAAGCCAACAGCGCCTTGCGTTTTTCCCTGGGCAGGCCCACCACCGAAGAAGAGGTGGAGGAGGCAGCGGCCATGGTGGCAGAAGCGGTGCGCAAGCTCACCCGTGGGTAG
- the mfd gene encoding transcription-repair coupling factor → MSRFPLLQEALNVLGATSPQRVVGVCPGARVLGVELLLGQKEKAVVVVPTPSDALELAASYGLFFPQHPAAALPAHMLLPYAPQGTPLAATAEAVTALLRWAEGGLSRLVVPARLLPLPFPRPESLLARVRRFVPGEPLDLQELAGFLREEGWHRVEVVEEAGEFALRGEVLDLGTTDGFFRLVVDVDRLETIRAFNPESQRSVEERGELQLSPMSLFPTNPRVRTRAAEHWEKQGFPFLAEMLREGVANPVVAPFAAVGEACGHPWELSEALVVVEPADVEAELARAWTALTKAHETACRQLPLPPPEAWLHPPTELLEKLGKAPVVEELESGNRPNPLRLVTQPAPQLASHPQLLLQELRRGLAERMAQVLVAGSPGEAQRLAHLLRDQELPFREGFPEAGGIGIVHGTLGHGFLWPQAHLAVFGRQDLTNLPKAPPRSRTLAQVLFDIRDLKVGDFVVHRDHGIGKFLGFRTVTLDGSKHECVELEYAGGAKLLVPMERADLLEKYTAGEAAAPRLDRLGGSTWKATKSRVKKALKDLAEELLRVAAARELTPGYAFSKDGPWQKEFEAAFEWELTPDQEQAVAEVKRDMESPRPMDRLLVGDVGYGKTEVAMRAAFKAVMDGKQVAFLAPTTVLAEQHYRTFLRRFAGFPVEIRMLSRFLPAAEQKAVLAGLAEGSVDIVIGTHRLLAKDVRFRDLGLLIVDEEQRFGVAQKEKLKKLKANVDVLAMSATPIPRTLNLGLLGLRDVSIIETPPRDRLAVQTHVVPFNPEVIREAISFELSRQGQVFFVHNRVASLPAMAKLVRELVPEARVVVAHGQMSERELERAMDAFVEHRADVLVATAIVENGLDIPNANTLIVNRADRFGLSQLYQLRGRVGRSDRLAFAYLLIPEEAALSQTARSRLAAILEFADLGAGFRLAARDLEIRGAGNILGAEQHGHMEAVGYETYCRLLEEAVAELKGQALPEEAPAVELHLGLDIRIPETYVAEEALRLSLYRRVAAARTPAQLESLAEELADRFGPLPQPVRNLLELQKLRQMAQAHRIRRIRRTPSGLELTLDPAAPTSHDLALRLLARFPGSRLTPSGQVLLPPLGPGELLQAVA, encoded by the coding sequence ATGAGCCGTTTCCCGCTTTTGCAGGAGGCCCTGAACGTGCTGGGGGCCACGTCACCCCAGCGGGTGGTAGGGGTGTGCCCCGGCGCCCGGGTCCTGGGGGTGGAGCTGCTCCTGGGCCAAAAGGAAAAGGCGGTGGTGGTGGTTCCCACCCCCAGCGACGCCCTGGAGCTGGCGGCAAGCTACGGGCTTTTCTTCCCCCAGCACCCGGCGGCGGCGCTTCCCGCCCACATGCTGCTCCCCTACGCCCCCCAGGGCACCCCCCTGGCTGCCACCGCTGAAGCCGTGACGGCCCTTCTTCGGTGGGCTGAGGGGGGTCTCAGCCGCCTGGTGGTTCCCGCCCGCCTGCTGCCGCTGCCCTTTCCCCGGCCCGAGAGCTTGCTGGCCCGCGTGCGGCGCTTCGTCCCCGGCGAGCCGCTGGACCTTCAGGAGCTAGCGGGTTTCCTCAGGGAAGAGGGGTGGCACCGGGTGGAGGTGGTGGAGGAAGCGGGGGAGTTTGCCCTCCGCGGCGAAGTTTTGGACTTAGGCACCACCGATGGCTTCTTCCGCCTGGTGGTGGATGTGGACCGCTTGGAGACCATCCGCGCCTTCAACCCGGAAAGCCAGCGCTCGGTGGAGGAAAGGGGCGAGCTGCAGCTTTCACCCATGAGCCTTTTCCCCACCAACCCCCGCGTGCGCACGCGGGCTGCCGAACACTGGGAAAAACAGGGGTTTCCGTTCTTGGCGGAAATGCTGCGGGAAGGGGTGGCAAACCCGGTGGTAGCCCCCTTTGCCGCGGTGGGAGAGGCCTGCGGGCATCCCTGGGAGCTTTCGGAAGCCCTGGTGGTGGTGGAGCCCGCCGACGTGGAAGCGGAGCTGGCCCGGGCCTGGACCGCCCTTACGAAGGCCCATGAAACCGCCTGCCGTCAGCTCCCCCTCCCTCCGCCGGAAGCGTGGCTCCATCCACCCACCGAGTTGCTGGAAAAGCTGGGTAAGGCGCCGGTGGTAGAAGAGCTGGAAAGCGGAAACCGCCCCAACCCGCTTCGGCTGGTCACCCAGCCCGCGCCTCAGCTGGCCTCTCACCCCCAGCTTTTGCTTCAAGAGCTGCGGCGGGGTTTGGCGGAGCGCATGGCGCAAGTGCTGGTGGCCGGCAGCCCCGGGGAAGCCCAGCGGCTAGCCCACCTCCTCCGGGACCAGGAGCTGCCCTTCCGCGAGGGCTTTCCGGAAGCGGGCGGCATCGGTATCGTCCACGGCACCCTGGGGCACGGTTTTCTTTGGCCGCAAGCTCACCTCGCGGTGTTTGGCCGCCAGGACCTCACCAACTTGCCTAAAGCGCCGCCCCGCTCCCGCACGCTGGCGCAGGTGCTCTTCGACATTCGCGACCTCAAGGTGGGCGACTTCGTGGTGCACCGCGATCACGGCATCGGCAAGTTCTTGGGGTTTCGCACCGTCACCCTGGACGGCAGCAAACACGAGTGCGTGGAGCTGGAGTACGCCGGTGGTGCCAAGCTCCTGGTGCCCATGGAGCGGGCCGACCTTCTGGAAAAGTACACCGCCGGTGAGGCGGCTGCCCCGCGCCTGGACCGGCTGGGGGGCAGCACCTGGAAGGCCACCAAATCCAGGGTGAAAAAGGCCTTGAAGGATTTAGCCGAGGAGCTCCTGCGCGTGGCCGCTGCTCGCGAGCTGACCCCCGGCTACGCCTTTTCCAAAGACGGTCCCTGGCAAAAGGAGTTCGAAGCGGCCTTTGAGTGGGAGCTCACCCCGGACCAGGAGCAAGCGGTGGCCGAGGTCAAGCGCGATATGGAGTCGCCCCGCCCCATGGACCGCTTGCTGGTGGGAGACGTGGGCTACGGCAAAACCGAGGTGGCCATGCGGGCCGCTTTCAAAGCGGTGATGGACGGCAAGCAGGTGGCCTTTCTGGCGCCCACCACGGTGCTGGCGGAGCAGCACTACCGCACGTTTCTGCGCCGCTTTGCCGGCTTCCCCGTGGAAATCCGCATGCTTTCCCGCTTTTTGCCGGCTGCCGAACAAAAGGCCGTGCTGGCCGGCCTGGCCGAAGGATCGGTGGACATCGTCATCGGCACCCACAGGCTTTTGGCCAAGGACGTCCGCTTTCGGGACTTAGGGCTTTTGATCGTGGATGAAGAGCAGCGCTTTGGCGTGGCGCAAAAGGAAAAGCTCAAGAAGCTCAAGGCCAACGTGGACGTGCTGGCGATGTCCGCTACCCCCATTCCCCGCACCCTGAACCTGGGGCTTTTGGGCTTGCGGGACGTCTCCATCATCGAGACCCCACCCCGGGATCGCCTGGCGGTGCAAACCCACGTGGTGCCCTTCAACCCCGAGGTCATCCGCGAAGCTATCAGCTTTGAGCTTTCCCGCCAGGGCCAGGTGTTCTTCGTGCACAACCGGGTGGCATCGCTGCCGGCCATGGCCAAGCTGGTGCGGGAGCTGGTGCCCGAAGCCCGGGTGGTGGTGGCCCACGGGCAGATGTCCGAGCGGGAGCTGGAGCGGGCCATGGATGCCTTCGTGGAGCACCGGGCCGACGTGCTGGTGGCCACCGCCATCGTGGAAAACGGCCTGGACATCCCCAACGCCAACACCCTCATCGTCAACCGCGCCGACCGCTTCGGTCTTTCCCAGCTTTACCAGCTCCGGGGGCGGGTGGGGCGATCGGACCGACTGGCCTTTGCGTACCTGCTGATCCCCGAAGAAGCCGCTTTGAGCCAAACCGCCCGCTCGCGCCTGGCCGCCATTCTGGAGTTTGCCGATTTGGGGGCCGGCTTCCGCCTGGCCGCCCGGGATTTGGAAATCCGCGGTGCTGGCAACATCCTGGGCGCCGAGCAGCACGGCCACATGGAAGCGGTGGGCTACGAAACCTACTGCCGCTTGCTGGAAGAAGCGGTGGCGGAGCTCAAGGGGCAAGCGTTGCCCGAGGAGGCCCCAGCGGTGGAGCTGCATTTGGGCTTAGACATCCGCATCCCCGAGACCTACGTGGCCGAAGAAGCCCTGCGGCTTTCCCTGTACCGCCGGGTGGCCGCCGCCCGAACGCCGGCTCAGCTGGAAAGCCTGGCCGAGGAGCTGGCCGACCGCTTTGGGCCCTTGCCCCAGCCAGTGCGGAACCTCCTGGAGCTGCAAAAGCTGCGGCAAATGGCCCAAGCTCACCGCATCCGCCGCATCCGCAGGACCCCTTCGGGCCTGGAGCTGACTCTCGACCCTGCCGCCCCCACCTCCCACGACTTGGCCTTGCGCTTGCTGGCGCGCTTCCCCGGCAGCCGCCTCACCCCTTCAGGTCAGGTACTGCTGCCGCCCCTTGGTCCAGGCGAGCTTCTGCAGGCCGTCGCCTGA
- a CDS encoding AAA family ATPase, whose translation MTGLAKQESASPWPENVREITPRRIFEALSSGVLGQDKALEFVAVSVYKHATGTLPGNLLLIGNSGTGKTTIMNEIQRLYHEVPAFRPLRAMTIINANLLVDSDRMEFRPERLLSAVEQRARAVIGHPPSAAELTELMERATVCVDEIDKMSSVVAGKPNPIGVVLQQGLLTLMEGEVVPYRTFVVENGEEQPKVLDINTKGMMFICGGAFEGLYDQVFYRVTSPGSGEKLKSTAIRTADGQVRIETRFSLADFFRLEDLFTYGMVPQFIARFDNVVILNDLTVDVLKAILLYANDSPLVRTRKYLALFDIELEVEELAAAIIAEQAERQTRTGARALRGIWGRIMNPVEFDPFGSGLVKPKPEGGFRLTVTADLVRRTLGV comes from the coding sequence ATGACCGGGCTTGCCAAGCAAGAATCGGCTTCTCCCTGGCCCGAAAACGTTCGGGAGATCACCCCCCGGCGTATCTTTGAGGCGCTCTCTTCCGGGGTGCTGGGGCAAGATAAGGCCTTGGAGTTCGTGGCGGTTTCGGTGTACAAACACGCCACCGGCACCCTGCCCGGCAACCTCCTGCTCATCGGCAACTCCGGCACCGGCAAAACCACGATCATGAACGAAATCCAGCGCCTCTACCACGAGGTGCCGGCTTTCAGGCCCCTGCGGGCCATGACCATCATCAACGCCAACCTGCTGGTGGATTCCGACCGCATGGAGTTTCGTCCGGAAAGGCTTTTGTCGGCGGTGGAGCAGCGGGCCCGGGCGGTCATCGGCCACCCGCCTTCGGCTGCTGAGCTTACCGAGCTCATGGAGCGGGCCACCGTGTGCGTGGACGAAATTGACAAGATGTCCTCGGTGGTAGCCGGCAAGCCCAACCCCATTGGCGTGGTGTTGCAGCAGGGTCTGTTGACGCTCATGGAAGGGGAAGTGGTCCCATACCGCACCTTTGTGGTGGAAAACGGTGAGGAACAACCCAAGGTGCTGGACATCAACACCAAGGGCATGATGTTCATTTGCGGCGGGGCTTTTGAGGGCCTTTACGACCAGGTGTTTTACCGGGTCACCAGCCCCGGTTCCGGGGAAAAGCTGAAAAGCACCGCCATCCGCACCGCCGACGGGCAGGTGCGCATTGAAACCCGCTTCTCGTTGGCCGATTTCTTCCGCCTGGAGGACCTTTTCACCTACGGCATGGTGCCGCAGTTCATTGCCCGCTTTGACAACGTGGTGATCCTCAACGACCTCACCGTGGACGTGCTGAAGGCCATCCTCCTTTATGCCAACGATTCGCCGCTGGTGCGCACGCGGAAGTATTTGGCGCTTTTCGACATTGAGCTGGAGGTGGAAGAGTTAGCCGCTGCCATCATTGCCGAGCAAGCGGAGCGGCAAACCCGCACCGGTGCCCGCGCTTTGCGCGGGATTTGGGGCAGGATCATGAACCCCGTGGAGTTTGACCCCTTTGGCTCGGGGTTGGTGAAACCCAAACCCGAAGGGGGCTTCCGCCTCACCGTCACCGCCGACCTGGTTCGCCGCACGTTGGGCGTATAA
- the zapB gene encoding cell division protein ZapB yields the protein MESLDILEQRIDRLIAVYTELKERVRELEEENQRLRENAEQEKLQEELAALREEREKLRQRLSKLLQQLESLGV from the coding sequence ATGGAAAGCCTGGACATCCTCGAGCAGCGCATTGACCGATTGATAGCGGTCTACACCGAGCTCAAAGAGAGGGTGCGGGAGCTGGAGGAGGAAAACCAGCGTTTGCGCGAAAACGCGGAGCAGGAAAAGCTGCAGGAGGAACTTGCCGCCCTCCGGGAGGAGCGGGAAAAGCTCCGGCAAAGGCTTTCTAAGCTGTTGCAGCAGCTGGAAAGCTTGGGAGTCTAA